The following coding sequences lie in one Zingiber officinale cultivar Zhangliang chromosome 2B, Zo_v1.1, whole genome shotgun sequence genomic window:
- the LOC122045676 gene encoding probable serine/threonine-protein kinase PBL7 isoform X1, with protein MGEMEDGYKREESVALLVIVVLATLSLASLFVAFSYYCYISSKVSKHLKSLKGRNEEKEKAAPLRSGSGRGSGSGDGGGDVPILAIDSGVQVFSYKQLHSATGSFGKGNVVGHGSFGAVYRGVLPDGRKVAVKLMDRPGKQGEEEFNTEVELLTRLHSPHLLTLVGHCSDSGHRLLVYEFMANGGLQEHLYPTKGSCGGISKLQWDTRMQIALDAAKGLEYLHEHVSPPVIHRDFKSSNILLDDNFHAKVSDFGLAKFGSDKAGGHVSTRILGTQGYVAPEYALSGHLTTKSDVYSYGVVLLELLTGRVPVDMNRPSGEGILVAWALPYLNVREKVIEIMDPALEGQYSMKDAVQVAAIAAMCVQPEADYRPLMADVVQSLAPLVKNRSSKKISSSSTSQSCKPATKPEYD; from the exons ATGGGAGAAATGGAGGATGGGTACAAGAGGGAGGAAAGCGTGGCCCTTTTGGTGATCGTAGTCCTCGCGACGCTGTCGCTGGCTTCCCTCTTCGTTGCCTTCAGCTACTATTGCTACATCAGCAGCAAGGTCTCCAAGCATCTCAAGTCCCTTA AAGGGAGGAACGAGGAGAAGGAAAAGGCGGCGCCTTTGCGGAGCGGCAGCGGTAGAGGCAGCGGCAGTGGAGATGGCGGTGGCGATGTGCCGATTTTGGCGATTGACAGCGGGGTGCAGGTGTTCAGCTACAAGCAGCTCCATTCGGCCACCGGGAGTTTTGGGAAGGGAAATGTTGTCGGGCATGGGAGCTTTGGGGCTGTGTATAGGGGAGTGCTTCCTGATGGCCGGAAAGTGGCCGTCAAGCTCATGGATCGACCTGGGAAGCAAGGCGAGGAAGAGTTCAATACGGAG GTGGAGCTTCTGACCCGTCTTCACTCTCCTCACCTCTTGACATTGGTCGGGCACTGCTCTGACAGCGGGCACCGGCTTCTCGTCTATGAGTTTATGGCTAATGGTGGTCTTCAGGAACATCTATATCCTACAAAAG GTTCATGCGGTGGCATTTCAAAGTTGCAGTGGGATACTAGAATGCAAATAGCTCTTGATGCCGCAAAAGGTCTAGAATATCTTCATGAGCATGTCAGCCCACCTGTCATCCATAGGGATTTTAAAAGCAGCAACATTTTGTTGGATGACAACTTCCATGCCAAAGTTTCCGACTTTGGTTTGGCAAAGTTCGGTTCTGATAAAGCAGGTGGTCATGTTTCAACACGTATACTTGGCACACAAGGATATGTTGCTCCAGA ATATGCATTGTCCGGGCATTTAACAACAAAATCAGATGTGTACAGCTATGGGGTAGTTTTATTGGAACTGCTAACTGGTAGGGTTCCAGTAGACATGAATAGGCCATCAGGGGAAGGAATTCTTGTAGCCTGG GCTCTTCCTTATCTCAACGTCAGGGAGAAGGTAATTGAGATAATGGATCCAGCATTAGAAGGTCAGTACTCCATGAAGGATGCTGTTCAGGTGGCAGCCATTGCTGCAATGTGTGTGCAACCAGAGGCTGATTACCGGCCTTTAATGGCCGATGTTGTCCAGTCACTTGCTCCTCTGGTAAAGAACCGATCTTCGAAGAAGATTTCCAGTTCATCCACTTCTCAATCTTGCAAACCTGCGACAAAACCCGAGTATGATTAA
- the LOC122045676 gene encoding probable serine/threonine-protein kinase PBL7 isoform X2, protein MGEMEDGYKREESVALLVIVVLATLSLASLFVAFSYYCYISSKVSKHLKSLRRNEEKEKAAPLRSGSGRGSGSGDGGGDVPILAIDSGVQVFSYKQLHSATGSFGKGNVVGHGSFGAVYRGVLPDGRKVAVKLMDRPGKQGEEEFNTEVELLTRLHSPHLLTLVGHCSDSGHRLLVYEFMANGGLQEHLYPTKGSCGGISKLQWDTRMQIALDAAKGLEYLHEHVSPPVIHRDFKSSNILLDDNFHAKVSDFGLAKFGSDKAGGHVSTRILGTQGYVAPEYALSGHLTTKSDVYSYGVVLLELLTGRVPVDMNRPSGEGILVAWALPYLNVREKVIEIMDPALEGQYSMKDAVQVAAIAAMCVQPEADYRPLMADVVQSLAPLVKNRSSKKISSSSTSQSCKPATKPEYD, encoded by the exons ATGGGAGAAATGGAGGATGGGTACAAGAGGGAGGAAAGCGTGGCCCTTTTGGTGATCGTAGTCCTCGCGACGCTGTCGCTGGCTTCCCTCTTCGTTGCCTTCAGCTACTATTGCTACATCAGCAGCAAGGTCTCCAAGCATCTCAAGTCCCTTA GGAGGAACGAGGAGAAGGAAAAGGCGGCGCCTTTGCGGAGCGGCAGCGGTAGAGGCAGCGGCAGTGGAGATGGCGGTGGCGATGTGCCGATTTTGGCGATTGACAGCGGGGTGCAGGTGTTCAGCTACAAGCAGCTCCATTCGGCCACCGGGAGTTTTGGGAAGGGAAATGTTGTCGGGCATGGGAGCTTTGGGGCTGTGTATAGGGGAGTGCTTCCTGATGGCCGGAAAGTGGCCGTCAAGCTCATGGATCGACCTGGGAAGCAAGGCGAGGAAGAGTTCAATACGGAG GTGGAGCTTCTGACCCGTCTTCACTCTCCTCACCTCTTGACATTGGTCGGGCACTGCTCTGACAGCGGGCACCGGCTTCTCGTCTATGAGTTTATGGCTAATGGTGGTCTTCAGGAACATCTATATCCTACAAAAG GTTCATGCGGTGGCATTTCAAAGTTGCAGTGGGATACTAGAATGCAAATAGCTCTTGATGCCGCAAAAGGTCTAGAATATCTTCATGAGCATGTCAGCCCACCTGTCATCCATAGGGATTTTAAAAGCAGCAACATTTTGTTGGATGACAACTTCCATGCCAAAGTTTCCGACTTTGGTTTGGCAAAGTTCGGTTCTGATAAAGCAGGTGGTCATGTTTCAACACGTATACTTGGCACACAAGGATATGTTGCTCCAGA ATATGCATTGTCCGGGCATTTAACAACAAAATCAGATGTGTACAGCTATGGGGTAGTTTTATTGGAACTGCTAACTGGTAGGGTTCCAGTAGACATGAATAGGCCATCAGGGGAAGGAATTCTTGTAGCCTGG GCTCTTCCTTATCTCAACGTCAGGGAGAAGGTAATTGAGATAATGGATCCAGCATTAGAAGGTCAGTACTCCATGAAGGATGCTGTTCAGGTGGCAGCCATTGCTGCAATGTGTGTGCAACCAGAGGCTGATTACCGGCCTTTAATGGCCGATGTTGTCCAGTCACTTGCTCCTCTGGTAAAGAACCGATCTTCGAAGAAGATTTCCAGTTCATCCACTTCTCAATCTTGCAAACCTGCGACAAAACCCGAGTATGATTAA